DNA sequence from the Amycolatopsis sp. Hca4 genome:
CGCTGGCCGGGCCGGCCCCGGTCCTGTGGACGGTGCTGGGTGCCGGCGGCTTCGCGTTCGGGGTCTTCACCGCATCGGCGTTTTCGCTGGTGCTGCACCGGGTTCCGGGGCACGTGGCCAGTTCCGTGTCGGGATTGCTGCCCACTTCGCAGCAGTTGGGCGGCACGCTCGGGGTGGCGCTGGCGGGGGTGGTCTACGCCGCCGGCGCGATGGGCTCGGCGATGGTCTACGAGGCGGTCGTGTTCCTCCTCGCGGCGGCGGCCACGGCCCGCCTGCGCCGTCCGAAGCCCGCCGACGGAGGTGTCAGGGAGCTCGCGGAGACGAAGAGCTGCTGAGCGAGGCGAAGGGCCGCGGCTCGTTTCGAAGCACTGCACCGCACGGATTGGCCCGGTCGCCCGATCGGGCTAACCCCTGCCCAGTTCCTGGGCGCATTTGCGCCCGGCCGCCGTCAGCGATCGACTCGGCACATCCTGTTCCGCCGAGAAGGGAACGCCCATGTCGGTCACCGACGAACTGCTGGCCAACAACGCCGCCTACGCCGCGAACTTCAGCGGGCCGCTTCCGCTCCCGCCCGCCAAGCACGTCGCCGTGCTCGCGTGCATGGACGCGCGCATCAACGTCTACGGCGTCCTCGGCCTCAACGAAGGCGAAGCCCACGTCATCCGCAACGCCGGTGGCGTCGTGACCGAGGACGAGATCCGCTCACTGGCCATCAGCCAGCGCCTGCTCGGAACGGAGGAGATCATCCTCATCCACCACACGGACTGCGGCATGCTCACCTTCACCGACGACGACTTCAAGAGGTCCATCCAGGAGGAGGTCGGCGTCAAGCCGGCGTGGGCGGCCGAAGCCTTCGGCGACCTCGACGACGACGTCCGCCAGTCGATCGCCCGCATCAAGAACAGCCCGTTCATCCCGAATAAGGACTCCGTGCGGGGGTTCGTGTTCGACGTCGCCACCGGGAAGCTGAACGAAGTGAACTGAACCGGACGGCCGCCCACCCGGATCGGAACCGGCACCAGCCGCCCGGTCCGGCGGGTGGCCACCGGCCGCCTTCCCGTGCTGCCGGGGAACTGCTCACCGCGTAATGCCCGTGTGGCCCAGCGAGTACCGGCCCGGCTGCGGCCAGACGCACAACCCGTGCGGCTCGTTCCCGGCGGGGATCTTCGCCAGCAGTGCACCATCCTTTGTGGACAGCACGTACACCACCCGGTCGTAGCGGCCGGAGAGCCACAGCTGGGTGCCGTCGGCGGTCACGTTGCCCATGTCCGGGCTGCCGCCGCCCGGGATGTGCCACGTCGTCAGCGGTGCGCCCGTGTACGCGTCGAGCACGCTGATGCTGCCCTCGTGGCGGTTGGTCACGTACAGCTGCTTCGCGTCTCGTGACAGGTACAGCCCGTGCGCGCCGCGGCCGGTCGGGATGAAGCGGAGCACCTTCGTCGCCGCCGCGTCGAGTACCCACAGGCCGTTCGCGTCGGAGTCCGCTATGTAGTACACCGAACCGTCCGGGGCGAGCTTGATGTCCTGCGGGCCCATGCGTGTGTTGCGGTGCGGCATGTCGACCATCCGCAGCAGGCGGTGCGTGGCGACGTCGACCACCGCGACGCGGCCGGCGAACTCGCAGGTGAACACCGCCGTGCGGCCGTCGGGGGAGAAGTCCGCGTGGTCGATTCCGGCGCACTCGGGCGTGGGCGTCTCGTCGTGGGCCTGCCACGTGTGCGGGTCGTACCAGACCAGCTTGCGCAGCCGCTCGGCCACCGAGATCGCGTACCGGCCGTCCGGGGTGAAGTACATGTTGTACGGGTCCACGACCGGGAACGCCTTGCCCGGCAACCCGGTCTTCGGGTCGAACGGCAGCACGTGGTCGCCGCGGTCGTCGGTGGCGTACAGCGTGCGCAGGTCCCACGAGGGCACCACGTGCTGCAGTTCCTTGCCCGCCGGGTACTTCGCGACGACGCGGAACGTCGCCGGGTCGATCACCCAGACGTCCCCCGAGCCGCTGTGCGGCACGTAGACCAGCGGCTTGTCGCCGACAACCGCGGGGGAGAGCAGGCCGGCGCCCGCCGCCGCGTCGACGTCGTGCGGGTCGGGAACGGGGGGCATGCCGGGCAACGGGTTCGGCGACGGCGCCGGCGGGGTCGGCAGGTGCGGCACGGCCGTGCCGGTGCCGTTCGTGTCCGGCATGTCCGGCATGGACGAAGGAGCCGGGCCGGTGCCGGACGAGCAGCCCGCGGCGAGGACGCCAGCGAGGACCACGGCGGTCAGCCGGACGCGCATCCGGTTACGCCAGCAGGTCTGACGCGGTGACCGGGGTGAGGCCGCGGTCCGCGAGCGCGGTCAGGATGCCGGGGAGCGCGGCCACCGTGCCCGGGTGGCCCAGGTGCATGCTGACCACGCTGCCCGCCCGGGCCTTCGCCACCGCGGCGCGGATGGCGGCCGGCCCCGGATCTTTCCAGTCCAGGGAGTCGATGTCGTAGGACAACACCCGCGCGTAGCCCGCCTTGCCCGCTTCGACGAGTTCTTCGGGGGTGGCGTGCTGGCCTTGGGACTGCCGGAAGAAGCTGCCGGGCGAGCCGGTCAGTTCGGCCAGTTTGTCCCGGCACCGCTGGATTTCCGCGTACATCGGCTCCGCTTTGTACCCCGAGAGCGCCGGGTGGCTCCAGGTGTGGTTGCCCAGTTCGTGCCCGCCGTCGCGGACCATCCGGGCGGCGTCCGGGTGCTCGGCGAGCCAGGTGCCCACCGCCAGCACGGTGATCCGTGCGCCGTGCTGGTGCACGACGTCCAGCACCTGGCGGGTGACCTGCGGGTCGCCCGCGCCGTGGAACGTCAGCGCGACCTGCGGCCGCCCCGACGAGGAGCGGACGAGCTCGGTGGCCGGCCGCCCCGGCTGCGGCGCCGAGGAGGACGGCGTGCTCGACGACGGCGGCACCACCTCGGGCGACGCGGAACCGATCGGAGCCGGGGTCTGCCCGGGTGCCGAGCACGCCGCGAGCGCGGCGGCGCCCAGCGCCACCCCGAACAGGCGGCGCCGGGTCAGCGGGTCGTCCACAAAACCTCCCACACGACGGACGGCGCCGAACCTTTCCGCAGAGGCGCTGTGAAAACGCTGAGAGACCGCGCGCAGTCAGTCGCCGTCACCGCGGTGGCCGGTCACGCAGGTGGTGGGGTGGTCGCGCAGGCAGACTTTCCCGTTGGCGATGCGCAAGCCGACGGTGTCGAACGCGGTGACCCAGTCGGCGGCGATGGCCTTCTGGGCGGGAACGAGCGGGATCAGGCCGGAACACACCGCCGCGTGCAGCTTGTTCTCGACCGCGTCCTTCGGGTTCGGGATCTTGCCGGGTTCGACCCACAGGTTGCGGGGGTCGTCGGGGGCGCCGCCGAGTTCCAGGCTGACCAGGTGGTCGTACTCGCCCTTGTCGGCGGGTGCCAGGTCGTAGGAGCGG
Encoded proteins:
- a CDS encoding polysaccharide deacetylase family protein; the protein is MDDPLTRRRLFGVALGAAALAACSAPGQTPAPIGSASPEVVPPSSSTPSSSAPQPGRPATELVRSSSGRPQVALTFHGAGDPQVTRQVLDVVHQHGARITVLAVGTWLAEHPDAARMVRDGGHELGNHTWSHPALSGYKAEPMYAEIQRCRDKLAELTGSPGSFFRQSQGQHATPEELVEAGKAGYARVLSYDIDSLDWKDPGPAAIRAAVAKARAGSVVSMHLGHPGTVAALPGILTALADRGLTPVTASDLLA
- a CDS encoding carbonic anhydrase yields the protein MSVTDELLANNAAYAANFSGPLPLPPAKHVAVLACMDARINVYGVLGLNEGEAHVIRNAGGVVTEDEIRSLAISQRLLGTEEIILIHHTDCGMLTFTDDDFKRSIQEEVGVKPAWAAEAFGDLDDDVRQSIARIKNSPFIPNKDSVRGFVFDVATGKLNEVN
- a CDS encoding beta-propeller fold lactonase family protein, whose translation is MRVRLTAVVLAGVLAAGCSSGTGPAPSSMPDMPDTNGTGTAVPHLPTPPAPSPNPLPGMPPVPDPHDVDAAAGAGLLSPAVVGDKPLVYVPHSGSGDVWVIDPATFRVVAKYPAGKELQHVVPSWDLRTLYATDDRGDHVLPFDPKTGLPGKAFPVVDPYNMYFTPDGRYAISVAERLRKLVWYDPHTWQAHDETPTPECAGIDHADFSPDGRTAVFTCEFAGRVAVVDVATHRLLRMVDMPHRNTRMGPQDIKLAPDGSVYYIADSDANGLWVLDAAATKVLRFIPTGRGAHGLYLSRDAKQLYVTNRHEGSISVLDAYTGAPLTTWHIPGGGSPDMGNVTADGTQLWLSGRYDRVVYVLSTKDGALLAKIPAGNEPHGLCVWPQPGRYSLGHTGITR